A portion of the Punica granatum isolate Tunisia-2019 chromosome 7, ASM765513v2, whole genome shotgun sequence genome contains these proteins:
- the LOC116213295 gene encoding uncharacterized protein LOC116213295 isoform X1, which produces MQVKARTPLSKFKLLFSSTSRMEFKLHCETSGMEVQFAPNGDGGLVSSVNRALPSAPPMQEEILSIVYCEPRSGCLKLLRFILKYGVPVCCGLIIEFKGAESAVSATVLSAWTAYVVICRNLIAHGILDATQWFAAVVFLHVDYLIFCGHLLLRSIRFLSGAACILHFSRCNCCVLWSDAAVSSSR; this is translated from the exons ATGCAAGTGAAGGCTCGAACTCCACTCTCGAAGTTCAAGCTTCTCTTTAGTAGCACTTCGAGAATGGAGTTCAAGCTTCACTGCGAGACAAGTGGAATGGAGGTGCAGTTTGCTCCCAACGGGGATGGAGGTCTCGTGTCTTCTGTTAATCGTGCATTGCCCTCAGC CCCTCCAATGCAGGAGGAGATACTCAGCATTGTCTACTGTGAGCCACGGTCGGGttgtctcaagctcctcagATTCATTCTGAAGTACGGCGTCCCTGTTTGCTGCGGACTAATCATCGAGTTTAAAGGTGCGGAGAGTGCAGTCTCAGCTACCGTCTTGTCTGCCTGGACTGCTTATGTTGTGATATGCCGCAATTTGATCGCCCATGGCATCCTCGATGCGACTCAGTGGTTCGCAGCTGTGGTCTTCCTTCATGTGGATTACTTAATTTTCTGTGGACACCTACTACTCCGGTCGATTCGATTTCTCTCGGGTGCTGCTTGTATTCTTCACTTTTCTCGCTGTAATTGCTGCGTATTGTGGTCGG ATGCCGCAGTTTCCTCCTccagatga
- the LOC116213295 gene encoding uncharacterized protein LOC116213295 isoform X3 has translation MEVSCLLLIVHCPQRVPVPFPVLFFYNCSPPMQEEILSIVYCEPRSGCLKLLRFILKYGVPVCCGLIIEFKGAESAVSATVLSAWTAYVVICRNLIAHGILDATQWFAAVVFLHVDYLIFCGHLLLRSIRFLSGAACILHFSRCNCCVLWSDAAVSSSR, from the exons ATGGAGGTCTCGTGTCTTCTGTTAATCGTGCATTGCCCTCAGC GTGTCCCAGTCCCATTTCCGGTGCTCTTCTTTTATAATTGCAG CCCTCCAATGCAGGAGGAGATACTCAGCATTGTCTACTGTGAGCCACGGTCGGGttgtctcaagctcctcagATTCATTCTGAAGTACGGCGTCCCTGTTTGCTGCGGACTAATCATCGAGTTTAAAGGTGCGGAGAGTGCAGTCTCAGCTACCGTCTTGTCTGCCTGGACTGCTTATGTTGTGATATGCCGCAATTTGATCGCCCATGGCATCCTCGATGCGACTCAGTGGTTCGCAGCTGTGGTCTTCCTTCATGTGGATTACTTAATTTTCTGTGGACACCTACTACTCCGGTCGATTCGATTTCTCTCGGGTGCTGCTTGTATTCTTCACTTTTCTCGCTGTAATTGCTGCGTATTGTGGTCGG ATGCCGCAGTTTCCTCCTccagatga
- the LOC116214476 gene encoding probable disease resistance protein At1g51480 has translation MQDEVHNAEREVAEAGILSQVQLVNRVDEQMKEVEQLHERSAFSEGLVIEVEETGEIELLTQELVRRAFQKNLGKIWDYLRNDEVLSIGICGMGGVGKTTLATHIHNGLFNHVCWVTVSQDSSIHKLQSDIACCLQLQLSHEEEGKRKAAKLSRSLSRESASCPRRVLSRTMRGIEDIHEWKNELEELREPKFDPECMENEVFRVQKCSYDHLSGETVKECLLHITLCPENYEIYRTDLIQYFIDARLVSGMKSREADLNTGHSVTNINMMKREFMVKANFRLREIPNEEECTENLKKISLMRNVIRKSRLVSKWNREGSGRTGKTGKSKIP, from the exons ATGCAAGATGAAGTTCATAATGCAGAAAGGGAAGTAGCAGAAGCAGGAATCCTCTCACAAGTGCAGTTGGTTAATCGTGTGGATGAACAGATGAAAGAAGTGGAGCAGCTCCATGAGCGAAGTGCATTCTCCGAGGGGCTTGTGATTGAGGTGGAGGAGACTGGAGAAATTGAATTGCTAACACAAGAACTGGTCAGACGAGCTTTCCAGAAAAATCTTGGTAAGATTTGGGATTACTTGAGGAATGATGAGGTCTTGAGTATCGGCATTTGTGGAATGGGAGGAGTGGGTAAGACCACTCTCGCCACGCATATTCATAATGGCTTGTTCAACCATGTTTGTTGGGTCACTGTATCACAAGATAGCAGTATTCACAAATTGCAGAGTGACATCGCTTGTTGCCTTCAGTTGCAGCTATCACACGAGgaggaagggaagagaaaAGCCGCAAAGCTATCACGCAGCTTGTCAAGAGAGAGTGCATCTTGTCCTAGACGAG TATTATCAAGAACTATGAGAGGGATAGAGGATATTCATGAATGGAAAAATGAATTGGAAGAGCTAAGAGAACCAAAATTTGATCCGGAATGCATGGAGAATGAGGTTTTCAGAGTGCAGAAGTGCAGCTACGATCACCTGAGTGGTGAAACTGTGAAGGAGTGTCTCCTGCACATTACTTTGTGTCCAGAAAACTATGAGATTTACAGAACTGATTTAATACAGTATTTCATCGATGCAAGACTAGTTAGTGGAATGAAAAGTAGGGAGGCGGACCTGAACACAGGTCACTCG GTGACAAACATTAACATGATGAAGAGGGAATTCATGGTAAAGGCCAATTTTCGTTTGAGAGAGATACCAAATGAAGAGGAGTGCACAGAGAACCTGAAGAAGATATCACTGATGAGAAATGTGATCAGGAAATCCCGGCTGGTGTCCAAG TGGAATCGAGAGGGCTCCGGAAGGACTGGTAAAACTGGTAAATCTAAGATTCCTTGA
- the LOC116213295 gene encoding uncharacterized protein LOC116213295 isoform X2, with translation MEVSCLLLIVHCPQPWVLILGVPVPFPVLFFYNCSPPMQEEILSIVYCEPRSGCLKLLRFILKYGVPVCCGLIIEFKGAESAVSATVLSAWTAYVVICRNLIAHGILDATQWFAAVVFLHVDYLIFCGHLLLRSIRFLSGAACILHFSRCNCCVLWSDAAVSSSR, from the exons ATGGAGGTCTCGTGTCTTCTGTTAATCGTGCATTGCCCTCAGC CTTGGGTTTTGATTTTAGGTGTCCCAGTCCCATTTCCGGTGCTCTTCTTTTATAATTGCAG CCCTCCAATGCAGGAGGAGATACTCAGCATTGTCTACTGTGAGCCACGGTCGGGttgtctcaagctcctcagATTCATTCTGAAGTACGGCGTCCCTGTTTGCTGCGGACTAATCATCGAGTTTAAAGGTGCGGAGAGTGCAGTCTCAGCTACCGTCTTGTCTGCCTGGACTGCTTATGTTGTGATATGCCGCAATTTGATCGCCCATGGCATCCTCGATGCGACTCAGTGGTTCGCAGCTGTGGTCTTCCTTCATGTGGATTACTTAATTTTCTGTGGACACCTACTACTCCGGTCGATTCGATTTCTCTCGGGTGCTGCTTGTATTCTTCACTTTTCTCGCTGTAATTGCTGCGTATTGTGGTCGG ATGCCGCAGTTTCCTCCTccagatga